One stretch of Bombina bombina isolate aBomBom1 chromosome 7, aBomBom1.pri, whole genome shotgun sequence DNA includes these proteins:
- the MYOD1 gene encoding myoblast determination protein 1, with protein sequence MDLLSHPLRDMEITESSLCSFSAADDFYDDPCFNTSDMHFFEDLDPRLVHVSLMKPDEHHHLNEDGHVRAPSGHHQAGRCLLWACKACKRKTTNADRRKAATMRERRRLNKVNEAFETLKRCTSTNPNQRLPKVEILRNAISYIENLQALLREQDDIYFPVFEQYSGDSDASSPRSNCSDGMMDYPGPKCTSRRRNSYDSSYYSETPNDTRPGKNSVISSLDCLSSIVERISTETPNCPSLPAVESGSEGSPCSPLQGETLSDSNITISSPITCTQLPQDSSSTIYQVL encoded by the exons ATGGACTTGCTGTCACATCCACTCCGAGACATGGAAATTACAGAGAGTTCCCTCTGCTCATTCTCTGCAGCTGATGACTTTTATGATGACCCATGCTTTAATACTTCTGACATGCACTTTTTTGAAGATTTAGACCCCAGGCTGGTTCATGTGAGTTTAATGAAGCCTGATGAACATCACCATCTTAATGAAGATGGGCATGTCAGAGCACCCAGTGGGCATCACCAGGCTGGCAGGTGCCTCTTATGGGCATGTAAAGCCTGCAAAAGGAAGACCACCAATGCTGACCGCAGGAAGGCTGCCACTATGCGAGAGAGGAGAAGGCTCAACAAAGTTAATGAGGCATTTGAGACCCTGAAGAGATGCACTTCCACCAACCCAAACCAAAGGCTACCCAAAGTGGAGATCTTAAGGAATGCCATCAGCTATATTGAGAACCTCCAGGCTCTGCTCAGAGAGCAAGATGACATCTACTTCCCTGTCTTTGAACAATATAGTGGAGACTCAGATGCCTCCAGTCCCAGATCCAACTGCTCAGATGGCATG ATGGATTACCCAGGACCTAAATGCACTTCCAGGAGGAGAAACAGCTATGACAGCAGTTATTACAGTGAGACACCAAATG atacaaGGCCTGGGAAAAACTCAGTCATCTCTAGCTTAGACTGTCTGTCAAGCATTGTAGAGAGGATTTCCACTGAAACCCCAAACTGCCCTTCTCTTCCTGCAGTGGAAAGTGGATCTGAAGGCAGTCCCTGTTCTCCCCTCCAGGGGGAGACATTGAGTGACAGTAACATTACTATCTCTTCCCCAATCACATGCACACAACTCCCCCAGGACAGCAGCAGTACCATATACCAAGTATTATAA